The Eriocheir sinensis breed Jianghai 21 chromosome 54, ASM2467909v1, whole genome shotgun sequence genome segment tactgctactactacagtttccaccactaccacgtccatcatcaccaccaccaccaccaccaccaccatcactctctcTATggcggtgttggtgatgatgatgatgacgactcGTGGAAAACAACAACTCAAACACCCAATCACAAACAGCAATTAAGAGCCCCTCAGACAGCCcccaaagaaagagaaaagtaaaaatttCACTAAACTTTCACTGTGAACCACCCATCACACGTTTTTTTCCCCCGAGCAGTGAAAATTATAGCAGTTGCTCATCATTTTCTTCGTTACGTGAATGCGAAATCTGTCGTGTTATCCTGGTTTTGTTATTAGATTCATGGCCTCGGGGTTATCATATTTGTGTCCACGATTAATTTCTCGGCAGACCTATATTAAAAAGGGAGAATTATGGGCCAGCTGGTAACCGTTGAAGGCCGCAAGTATATAAGGCGGCTCAGACAGTACAGCTCTTACATTTCCCAGTCAGTCGCCGAACTGACAAAAATTAAACGACAGCAGCGTGAGGAGGCAGTTTATCGCAACActcgggaaggaagagaaggatgcggAGTGTCTTGGTGGTGAGTACATATTcaatttttttagttttattgaagaaaaaaaaacatttaacttTTCAATGTTAAATAAGTTTCCATTGATTTTGTGTATAACTTTTAGAGCCGCAGATATTTTCTTTTTACCCTTTTAATGAATTTGTGAAGCCATTATAGTATTTGACAATAATCACATCACTTTcattgggcacacacacacacacacacacacacacacacacacacacacacacacacacacacacacactaataaataataataataataataataataataataataataataataataataataataataataataataataataaatacctaAAGCACCTCCAAAACATTATATAATCTTTTGTAAATTgcaacagtagcagcagcagcagtagtattagcagtagtagtagtagtagtagtagtgatggtggtatttACAAACATTACTATCACTACTGCACTGCAACCACCAACTACTACAaccacaacaaaaataacaagaacaacaccccttttccttttcacagGTGGttgcagtggcggtggtgggcgGGGCGAGTGGGCGGCCGCAGGGTGGGGGGCATGGAGGGGGTCATGGAGGGGGTGGGTACGGCAATCAGCCCGAGGGGTATTTCCAGTACGTGAACGTCCCGGCCCACAAGGAGTACGAGTTTGGCTGGAACAGGGGCAACCCGCACCACTACATCTCCCGCTTCGAGCAGGCCAAGGACCACCGCTTCAGGACCAGGGTGagtgatagtagaagtagtagtagtagtagtagtagtagtagtagtagtagtagtagtagtagtagtagtagtagtagtagtagtagtagtagtagtagtagtagtagtagtagtagtagtagtaatagcagtagtaatagcagtagtagtagtagtagtagtagtagtagtagtagtagtagtagtagtagtagtagtagtagtagtagtagtagtagtagaaaaagtggtagtagcagtagaatgCATAAAAGTCCGGAAAGAGCTTTAGTTAACGTATTACTTATAGTGTACGTGTGATTCATTTACCTGTAATAAACCCTTGCCCGTGAAATACttttaaataacaataataatacaataacaaTAGCTATATATATTAAACGCATCGCCACCATCATATCATTGTTTTgcccatttacatttttttcccttgagctgcttcctttagaGTAAGAAAAGCTCATTTACTTGTTATAAACGCATGCAGGTGTactttaaaaacaacaacaatgcaaTAACTAAAAGCGTGGCACCACCATCAACGCTCCCAGATTAACACTGTTCGCTTCCCAATACACGTAAACAGGTGAAGTGGGCTGACACGCACGAGGGTTACGGTGAGCATTACTGGGAGTACAACCACGCCCCCAAGTACAAGGAGCACGATACCTACAAGGAGCCTGAGCCCTACCACGCCCCGGAGCCCGTCTACCACCCCGAGCCTTCCTACGGTCCCCCCAAAGCCCATGGTTACCCCTCCGAGAACATCCCTATAGCGGTCGATCCCAAGGAGGTGCAACCGTTCTCAAGGGATGATGCGTTCTAGGTCTGGTGGGCGTCCCTGTAACGTGTGTGGGTTAAGTTATCAAAGTCACTGTGCGCTAAACTGACGCAGAAGCCCCGCCCCCTGTTTCTTAGCGATGGGAGGTGATTGGTTAGGTCAAAGAAGGTCAGAGTTAGGAGTTAATGTCACcttggagggagggacagaggggtgCGGGGTCTGTTCCAATTTAGTGTACGGcgactatattttttttatagtttgttgttgttggtagtccctgtgttttcgttgttgtCCTCAAAGTTTGGGTTGAAGAAGTCTTAGTGTTTGTTTTAGCGTTTGTTTTATTGGTGAATACTCTTATCTTGAGTGGAGTAGTTGGGTAATGTTCAAATACTTTCAACGAATGAGTATACGAAGACATATACGTAAAAGGTATGAAATAACGATAGCTATCAACCTAAGTTTTAATAATCACTACTTTTGATGTGTTACTTCGTGTTTCCGTGTGGACACCGCTGAGAGAAACAATTTTGTTCTGAATGTGTAGGAGTTTTATGTTGCGATTCTCTGTAAATACCTAATAATGACTGATTTCTTAGAGATGTCTTCATTTAGTGTTATAAGAAGAACGTTGAGAGCGGCTGGTTCGCGTTAGAAAGTTAGTGTAGTTGCGTGACTGACGAGTGAGCAAGAATAGTATAGTCTACCGTAGCACCGTGCAGGATACGCGGTAGTGAGTGCAGTACAGTAGCGACAAGGGGCAACAGGCAAATGTCTCAAAAACAGTAGTAAGTGTTAAATCTCACCTTAAAACTATTGACTGTAGCCGGTAAACCAACCAACCAATTACAACCAAAGCATAAATAACCCCTTTGAAGCAGTGCAACAGCTTTAACAAGGAGCTTTGGTAATGAGAACATAACCCCGGGGCGGCCCACTCACACCTCTTGTCAATGTCAGGGTGGCGGGTCAGCGGCTGTCGTGTCTGCTGCTCTCGCCTAACCCTCACCCTCGGGGGCACCTCATTATGCATCATTATCCTCTCAATACGAGGTGCGTGCGCGTGTACTGCCTGTGCGAGCCTGTTTGTGTATTCTAGTCCGTGGGGTTCGATCAAGGAGTCTAGATAATCCATTGGTATGATTATTGTATCCATGTCACCCTCCCACCCTCGTTCTctcccctgctcctccctctccccgcgTAAATCATCCCGACCCCGCCTCCTCCACTACACTTCCCTCCctatacctccctttccctccctcactgttacttgattcacttccctcccattAGGTaattcccctccccattcccttccagccctccctccctttgaGTCGTATGCCCCTCCACACACTCCCCTACAATGATCTCCACGTGGTCACCCCCTTGCCCCTCATACCCCCAAAGTTTATGAAGAGTAACTCACACCCTAGttctccccccccacacataagTTTAACCTTCCCCAGTCTTCCTTACTCCCCCACACCAGCCCCCAGTTTATATATTCATGCCCCATTTAACTGTGTATCAAGTAGTATTTTTGGCTCTATGAGAACTATATTTCAAGGTACTCGTGTGAAGGAACCGTTGATGGGTTGTTTCCCTTTTGAAGACTTCGGAAAATGGGTACCGGAATATATTGTTAAGCGTCTCAGTGTTCGAATCCCCTCCAAGTCCACTTCCCTTGTTAGTTgtccctcctcccatttccttcactGCCCCCCACAACCCACACCCAACCCACGCCTGTCACATAACCCCATTTTAAGTATATTCAGTGttatttaacgtgtgtgtgtgtgtgtgtgtgtgtgtgtgtgtgtgtgtgtatatgtggttTGCTAGGACTGTTCACGTATAAATAGTTGTTGAATCACCTTTTGAAATATTTATGGATAGGTACTTCGGTTGTTTGATGTTCACTTCGTTGGTTTTGTGTGTAATATTTCACGTTTAGACTGACATAAAGCACATTTTCGTCATCTGAGTTTCTTTCAACCCTCTCAAACGCTAgacaagacgaggaagaaaagaagaaattgacctcccttttggctactCTGCTGTCGTTTATACAAgtgatagcgggctttttttttcttttttttttgttcttattcatttttgcccttgagctgcttcctttactgtaaaaaaaaaaaaagaataaataaaactaaCAGCTACCAACCCACTCCTCTTCCGACTCtagctaccaccatcaccaccaccaccactatcaccgtcaccaccaccaccactatcaccgtcaccaccaccaccatcactgccatcaccagcaccaccaaggCTTGCTTTCTACGCCTCATCATCTACACATTAACCATTAGAAAGTCACTTAtgaccccccaccacacacacacacacacggtccatgGCTAAGCAGGTGGTTTACATAGAGGCTACAGTACTCTTAACTTTATCATTGGttttaagagtttttttttttttcttatagggAGTGAccggccatctctctctctctctctctctctctctctctctctctctctctctctctctctctctctctctctctctctcttgtcccctaccattgtatctttttagtttcctggtgctacttccacatgtatccttagttgtataatcacactctgtactgcctgggggttgggatggcatgctcctcctttccccttggttgtttacttgcaacaataaactatcaatcaatctctctctctctctctctctctctctctctctcgtcatctaaCATTCGCCTTTACGACAATAAAAACGTAAGGAATAATTACATACACATTCAACACACTGATAGAACATACCTCGGATTGCCCCATCGTCTGACCACAGCAGGGACAGCCAGGGACATCAGACGACCCCTTTCTACCCCCAAGAGACGAACTTCGACATCCACCTCCACTGAGCTCAGAGCACACACTGGTGGAAAGAACTCTCATGCGGAGTGCTTCGAGGCGTCAAAGGATTCGGATCAAGAGACGGATCATATAACTGCTTCCACCTGTTTAATGTTGTACGAGGTGCCGTTGAACTCACCTGTGCACTGATCATGAGTGAATGGGGATGTTACTCAGGTTGTAATGTCACTGCAGCTCCCAGGTGAAGAAAACTATAAGAGTGAAAAAGTAAAGGTTATTGTTTTCAGACACTTCCgccactcacatcaactacttccaaaagACCAAAAAGAAAAGCAATCCGATTCTAATGTTAATTTTtaaggttcatagtacagaagaaaggtcagactaccaccagggtcataaagctacccctagaAATACCCAAGattcccacgaaagccttgtcaaatgtgagctTGGCAACCGGGACTTTTAAGAACAAGACCCATAGCATCATACGTCTGCCACCTGCGATGCGCTAAGAACGCAACCCACCGAAGCATGCTCAGAGGAAGGGGAGATTTTACTTAGAGAATTATTTGCTATGGAAGACTcgtatggaaaggaaaaatacagtCATTGATTACTTTAGACTGTTTACACTTAACCTACGCAACACAaacagataggtagagagagatatagagattaAACAAGATATTTAGACTACAGAGGCCCTATGGTACAGCCTATACTAATGACCCTAAACCTAAGCGGTACTACATCAAATGGCCACTAAGACTTAGCGTTTTTTTGCCCCAGTGAATGTTGATTAAGGTTGAGGAGGTggcggtcgagtttgtttttaatcAGTCGTGAAAACTTACTCCATCTTCCTGCAACAACGTAGGTGAACAGATTGGATCTTTTCTTTCGGAATCCGTGTTGTGCATCTGTTTCATAAATGACTATGTTCTCAAATAGCTTACCAATCACTATGTTGAAATAACGAGCCTTAATTTCCCGCTGTTTTTATGAACTGGTATGGGATTTGCCACTTCCAATCAATAGTAAATCTGTCATTCCGGAGTGTCCTTTAAATGGGCGATGCGAGGATTGAGGATCTCGCTTTGGGTTTCCTTTTAGTTGTTTATTATTT includes the following:
- the LOC126983540 gene encoding uncharacterized protein LOC126983540, which gives rise to MRSVLVVVAVAVVGGASGRPQGGGHGGGHGGGGYGNQPEGYFQYVNVPAHKEYEFGWNRGNPHHYISRFEQAKDHRFRTRVKWADTHEGYGEHYWEYNHAPKYKEHDTYKEPEPYHAPEPVYHPEPSYGPPKAHGYPSENIPIAVDPKEVQPFSRDDAF